The Pseudobacteroides sp. nucleotide sequence TTGTATATGCCATGAGTAATGTTAATATTTGAAGGGGCTTCTACAAAACTGATCTAGTTTTGTAGAAGCCCCTTCTTTACATAAAATAGTGATTTTTTGTTTTATTTTGCACGGAAATTATTGTATTGTGTATAAATATGCTGTGTTTGAACATGATGAGCTTTTCCCGATAATCTGGACACTCCAAAGTTAGGTTTTCTTGCAGATACGCATAATTGCTTCAATTTTTAAAACACTGAGATGTAAAACTCTAAATCAAGCCACAAGGCCCTTAAAGTATCTTTGCTTAAACTCATATGGTGTTAGATAATTTAATGCCTGGTGCCTTCTTTTTCTGTTGTAGAAGACTTCTATATACCAGAGTATATCTCGCCTTGCAGCTTCACGAGTAGTGTATTTATTGTTATATAGCATTTCACACTTAATAGTACTAAAAAATGTTTCTGCACACGTATTATCAAAACAATTTCCTTTACGACTCATGCTACACAAAATATTGTTTTTTCGGAGTAAAGATTGATACTCATTGCTACAATAATCGACTAAAGAAAAGGGATTGCTCCCTTTTCCTCGTCTAAGAACCGTACGTGAGAGTATTTTTCGTCCATAAAAAGCCATCTTTTGCCGTTCTTTTCGTGCCAGTATTTATTAAGCCTCCACCATGGGGATTTATTTGGATGTCTGTGTTTTGCCCATTGTTGCAGTAGGATATAAAGGGTGTTGTTAA carries:
- a CDS encoding IS3 family transposase gives rise to the protein MAFYGRKILSRTVLRRGKGSNPFSLVDYCSNEYQSLLRKNNILCSMSRKGNCFDNTCAETFFSTIKCEMLYNNKYTTREAARRDILWYIEVFYNRKRRHQALNYLTPYEFKQRYFKGLVA